Proteins encoded within one genomic window of Flavobacterium gilvum:
- a CDS encoding LTA synthase family protein: protein MSLFKKFSPFYNLALFYIVVSFVLRIVLALHPITQTSFSFIDSLKIFSLGLISDAFVFVIASGFLWLYLIFISNSKYYKPYGNIILGLFAALFIYVASGKSVLSEYGGALPKIGMIFIGIKTLLFGLLLFLPKYRSKIRFWLFTFVMFLYVVLILQNGISEYFFWNEFGVKYNFIAVNYLVYTNEVIGNIMESYPVIPLFSALFLIAGIVTYFIVKRTRNYIDAIPTFAEKLKISGIYLALFAISLVAVPYLAKKENSQNVFTNELQANGMYRFYLAFMNSELDYFKFYKTMPENEAFALLDKQIPSISGISTVREIKSDSAEIPKNVVLITIESYSADFMKMYGNEQNITPFLDNLAQKSLLFTNLYAVGNRTVRGLEAVTLCFPPTAGESVVKREDNKNKFSTGALFKQKGYNVKFLYGGDAFFDNMEDFFGGNGYDIVDKKTFTPEEITFANIWGVCDEDMANKAIKVMNAEAKAGKPFFNHWMTVSNHRPFTYPNDKIDIPGDIKSREGGVKYTDYAIKKFFEMASKQPWFKNTVFVILADHCASSAGKTELPVDKYRIPAMIYSPGFVQPQKYTNVMSQIDVMPTLFGLLHFNYQSKFYGQDVLQPDYKPRALIATYQDLGLIKDNVLTILSPKQTVKQFQLTLKPDQKLPTDFQIYYNQVPLANERTDLINETISYYQTASDILKKKKYQMIE, encoded by the coding sequence ATGTCATTATTCAAAAAGTTCTCCCCTTTTTACAATCTTGCTCTTTTTTATATTGTTGTAAGTTTCGTTCTAAGAATCGTTTTAGCCTTACACCCTATTACACAAACCTCATTTTCTTTTATCGACAGTTTAAAAATCTTTTCACTGGGATTAATTTCAGATGCATTTGTGTTTGTAATAGCTTCAGGATTTTTATGGCTATACCTGATTTTCATATCCAATTCAAAATACTACAAACCCTACGGTAACATTATATTAGGATTGTTCGCAGCATTATTTATTTATGTTGCTTCAGGAAAAAGTGTCCTTTCTGAATACGGAGGAGCCCTGCCAAAAATCGGAATGATTTTTATAGGTATCAAAACCTTGCTTTTTGGACTTTTACTTTTTTTACCAAAATACAGAAGCAAAATCAGATTTTGGTTGTTCACTTTTGTGATGTTTCTATACGTTGTCCTCATCCTTCAAAACGGAATAAGTGAATATTTCTTTTGGAATGAATTTGGTGTTAAATACAATTTTATAGCCGTAAATTATTTGGTTTACACCAATGAGGTAATCGGGAACATCATGGAATCTTATCCTGTAATTCCGCTATTTTCAGCATTATTTCTAATAGCTGGAATTGTCACTTATTTTATTGTCAAAAGAACAAGAAACTACATTGACGCCATTCCAACTTTTGCTGAGAAATTAAAAATTTCCGGAATTTATCTTGCTTTATTTGCCATTTCTTTGGTAGCTGTTCCTTATTTAGCCAAAAAAGAAAACTCTCAAAATGTATTTACAAATGAGTTACAAGCCAACGGAATGTACCGTTTCTATCTGGCTTTTATGAACAGCGAATTGGATTATTTTAAATTTTATAAAACCATGCCCGAAAATGAAGCTTTTGCTTTGCTTGACAAACAAATCCCTTCGATTTCGGGAATATCGACTGTGAGAGAAATCAAAAGCGATTCGGCCGAAATCCCTAAAAACGTTGTTTTAATCACCATTGAAAGCTACAGTGCTGATTTTATGAAAATGTACGGAAACGAACAAAATATCACTCCGTTTCTAGACAATCTGGCTCAAAAAAGTTTGTTATTTACCAATTTATACGCAGTTGGAAACAGAACCGTTCGTGGTCTTGAAGCCGTAACGCTTTGTTTTCCTCCAACAGCCGGTGAAAGTGTGGTAAAAAGAGAAGACAATAAAAACAAATTTTCGACCGGAGCTCTTTTTAAACAAAAAGGATATAACGTAAAATTCCTATACGGAGGAGATGCTTTTTTTGATAATATGGAAGATTTCTTTGGTGGAAATGGTTATGACATAGTTGACAAAAAAACATTCACACCCGAAGAAATTACGTTTGCCAATATTTGGGGAGTTTGCGACGAAGATATGGCCAACAAAGCCATAAAAGTGATGAATGCAGAAGCAAAAGCCGGCAAACCTTTCTTTAATCACTGGATGACCGTGAGTAATCACCGTCCGTTTACGTATCCTAATGATAAAATTGATATTCCGGGCGATATAAAATCTCGTGAAGGTGGTGTAAAATACACTGATTATGCTATTAAAAAATTCTTTGAGATGGCAAGTAAACAACCTTGGTTCAAAAATACGGTATTCGTTATTCTTGCTGATCATTGTGCTTCGAGTGCAGGAAAAACAGAACTTCCTGTAGACAAATACAGAATCCCTGCCATGATTTACAGCCCCGGTTTCGTTCAGCCTCAAAAATATACAAACGTAATGTCTCAAATAGATGTTATGCCAACACTCTTTGGTTTATTGCATTTTAATTACCAAAGTAAATTTTACGGACAAGATGTTTTACAACCGGATTACAAACCAAGAGCTTTGATTGCTACATATCAAGATTTGGGATTGATAAAGGACAATGTTTTGACGATTCTTTCTCCAAAACAAACCGTAAAACAATTTCAGCTGACTTTAAAACCGGATCAAAAATTGCCGACGGATTTTCAAATCTATTACAATCAGGTGCCTTTAGCCAATGAAAGAACCGACTTAATAAACGAAACCATTTCGTATTACCAAACAGCTTCGGATATATTAAAGAAAAAGAAATACCAAATGATTGAATAA
- a CDS encoding YoaK family protein encodes MFRHKGKNRTSKHNLRLAVLLSYVAGIVNITGVLSVKTLTTNVTGHFAFFAEEVTKHNYQAAIIFLIYTLFFLAGSFTSNFLAELISIKNSNLFHVAPITIEIAILISLGLFGMRPDFNLFDEKWTAFGLLFAMGIQNSLVTKISQSTVRTTHLTGLFTDLGIELSQLFFYKKPEERNILKTSIYLRLSIIFFFFLGCFSGGFIYGFLVLKTLFVAVFFLFAALYYDYIRFNLIAIKRKKINFN; translated from the coding sequence ATGTTTAGACATAAAGGCAAAAACAGAACTTCAAAACACAATTTACGACTTGCTGTATTATTGTCTTATGTTGCTGGAATAGTAAATATAACGGGAGTTTTATCAGTAAAAACGTTAACGACCAATGTGACCGGCCATTTTGCTTTTTTTGCTGAAGAAGTTACCAAACACAATTATCAGGCAGCTATCATCTTTTTAATATATACCTTGTTCTTTTTAGCTGGATCTTTTACTTCTAATTTTTTGGCTGAATTGATTTCAATAAAAAACTCAAATCTTTTTCATGTAGCACCAATTACAATCGAAATTGCGATTTTAATCTCCTTGGGACTCTTTGGGATGCGCCCTGATTTTAATTTATTTGATGAAAAATGGACTGCTTTTGGTTTACTTTTTGCCATGGGAATTCAAAATTCATTAGTAACCAAAATTTCACAATCTACCGTAAGAACAACACACTTAACAGGACTCTTTACCGATTTGGGCATCGAGTTATCTCAATTGTTTTTCTACAAAAAACCAGAAGAGAGGAACATTTTAAAAACGAGTATTTATCTGCGATTATCAATTATTTTTTTCTTCTTTTTGGGCTGTTTTTCAGGTGGTTTTATTTATGGTTTTCTAGTTCTAAAAACATTATTTGTAGCCGTGTTTTTTCTTTTTGCAGCCCTTTATTATGATTATATCAGATTTAATTTGATTGCTATAAAAAGAAAGAAAATCAATTTTAACTAA
- the ilvB gene encoding biosynthetic-type acetolactate synthase large subunit, giving the protein MENNRISGAEAVIRCLLAEGVDLVYGYPGGAIMPVYDELYKFQDELHHVLVRHEQGAIHAAQGFARATGKVGVAIATSGPGATNLVTGIADAQIDSTPIVCITGQVGRHLLGSDAFQETDIIGISTPITKWNFQITEASQIPEVIAKAFFIAKSGRPGPVLIDITKNAQFDLMDFSYKKCNSIRSYTPKPTLNLEKVKEAAALINQAKKPYIVFGQGIILGQAEAELKAFVEKSGIPAAWTILGLSALPTDHPLNVGMVGMHGNYGPNLLTNECDVLIALGMRFDDRVTGNLATYAKQAKVIHFEIDHAEIDKNVKTEVAVWADVKESLTALLPLIESKKHDAWHNEFKEKYKIEFDAVIKEELNPAKNGISMGETIEMINKYSNGDAIIVSDVGQHQMFACRYAKFNSTKSNVTSGGLGTMGFALPAAIGAKMGKPDREVVAIIGDGGFQMNIQELGTIFQTKVPVKIVVLNNEFLGMVRQWQELFFDSRYASTIMTNPNFIAIAEGYHIQAKKVTKREELEGAVAEMLASKDSYFLEVMIEKENNVFPMIPTGASVSEMRLS; this is encoded by the coding sequence ATGGAAAATAACAGAATTTCAGGAGCAGAAGCCGTTATAAGATGTTTATTGGCTGAAGGAGTTGACCTAGTTTATGGTTATCCTGGCGGGGCGATAATGCCTGTTTATGACGAATTGTATAAATTTCAAGATGAATTACATCATGTTCTGGTACGTCATGAACAAGGTGCAATACATGCAGCCCAAGGTTTTGCAAGAGCCACAGGAAAAGTAGGTGTTGCGATAGCAACTTCTGGACCCGGAGCAACAAATTTGGTTACAGGTATTGCCGATGCTCAAATTGATTCAACTCCTATTGTATGTATTACAGGGCAAGTTGGAAGACATTTGTTGGGATCGGATGCATTTCAAGAAACAGATATTATCGGAATTTCTACTCCTATCACTAAGTGGAATTTTCAAATTACCGAAGCGTCTCAAATTCCGGAAGTAATTGCAAAAGCTTTTTTCATTGCTAAATCTGGAAGACCGGGACCGGTATTAATAGATATCACGAAAAATGCACAATTTGACTTAATGGATTTTAGTTACAAAAAATGTAACAGCATTAGAAGTTATACTCCTAAACCAACTTTAAATTTAGAGAAAGTTAAGGAAGCTGCAGCTTTAATCAATCAGGCCAAAAAACCTTATATAGTTTTTGGTCAGGGAATTATTCTTGGTCAGGCTGAAGCAGAACTAAAAGCTTTTGTTGAAAAATCAGGAATTCCTGCCGCTTGGACAATTCTAGGTCTTTCGGCATTGCCAACAGATCATCCTTTGAACGTAGGAATGGTTGGGATGCACGGAAATTATGGACCTAATTTGTTGACCAACGAGTGTGATGTGTTAATTGCGCTGGGAATGCGTTTTGATGATCGTGTTACAGGAAATTTGGCTACTTATGCCAAACAAGCCAAAGTAATTCATTTTGAAATTGATCATGCCGAAATTGACAAAAATGTAAAAACAGAAGTTGCTGTTTGGGCAGATGTTAAGGAATCATTGACGGCTTTGCTTCCGCTTATCGAAAGCAAAAAACATGATGCTTGGCACAATGAATTCAAAGAAAAATACAAAATTGAATTTGACGCGGTAATTAAAGAGGAATTAAACCCTGCAAAAAATGGAATTTCAATGGGTGAAACTATTGAAATGATTAATAAATATTCTAACGGAGATGCAATAATTGTTTCGGATGTAGGACAACACCAAATGTTTGCTTGTCGTTATGCTAAATTTAATTCAACGAAAAGTAACGTTACTTCTGGAGGTTTAGGAACAATGGGATTTGCTTTGCCGGCTGCGATAGGTGCCAAAATGGGAAAACCAGATCGTGAGGTTGTAGCAATTATTGGTGATGGTGGTTTCCAAATGAATATTCAGGAATTAGGAACTATTTTTCAAACCAAAGTTCCTGTGAAAATAGTCGTTTTGAATAATGAATTTTTAGGAATGGTACGCCAATGGCAAGAATTATTCTTTGATAGCAGATACGCTTCAACTATAATGACGAACCCAAACTTTATAGCAATTGCTGAGGGGTATCACATTCAAGCTAAAAAAGTAACCAAAAGAGAAGAACTAGAAGGTGCTGTTGCCGAGATGTTGGCTTCAAAAGATTCTTATTTCTTGGAAGTTATGATTGAAAAAGAAAATAACGTATTCCCAATGATTCCGACAGGAGCATCGGTTTCGGAAATGCGATTAAGTTAA
- the leuB gene encoding 3-isopropylmalate dehydrogenase, translating to MNLKIAVLSGDGVGPEVILQAKKALYAISVAYDHEFIFEDALIGAVAIEKTRNPLPEQTLNLCLNTDAVLFGAIGNPKFDNNPESKVRPEQGLLKLRKELGLYANIRPIKPFKNLLDASPIKKEVIENVDFVVFRELTGGSYYGEKVLNEEGTFASDICEYSENEITRITHLAFKEAQKRRKKVTLVDKANVLETSRLWRKLVKKIALQYPDVKLECQYIDNVAMQIITDPKQYDVILTENLFGDILSDEACAIMGSIGLLPSASVGDTKALFEPIHGSYPQAKGKNIANPIASILSAAMLLQHFGLEKEARKVYEAVEKAIEYKVVTLDLNPDSRFGTNDVGDFISNVILSKDDLYFKNDNVQIGQSTIV from the coding sequence ATGAACTTAAAAATAGCAGTGCTTTCGGGAGATGGAGTAGGACCTGAGGTTATTTTACAGGCTAAAAAAGCTTTGTATGCCATTAGCGTTGCCTATGATCATGAGTTTATTTTTGAAGACGCTTTGATTGGTGCAGTAGCTATCGAAAAAACGAGAAATCCTTTGCCAGAACAAACATTGAATCTTTGTCTTAATACCGATGCTGTTTTGTTTGGAGCTATTGGTAATCCTAAATTTGATAACAATCCTGAATCAAAAGTTCGACCAGAACAAGGATTATTAAAGCTAAGAAAAGAATTAGGGCTTTATGCAAACATTAGACCAATAAAACCGTTTAAGAATTTGCTAGATGCATCTCCAATCAAAAAAGAGGTTATTGAAAATGTTGATTTTGTTGTTTTCAGAGAACTTACAGGTGGATCCTATTACGGAGAAAAGGTTTTGAACGAAGAGGGTACATTTGCTTCAGATATTTGCGAATACTCCGAAAATGAAATTACCAGAATTACACATTTAGCATTTAAAGAAGCTCAAAAAAGAAGGAAAAAAGTAACATTGGTAGATAAAGCAAATGTTCTTGAAACTTCCAGATTGTGGCGAAAATTAGTTAAGAAAATTGCGCTTCAATATCCAGATGTGAAATTGGAATGTCAATATATTGATAATGTTGCCATGCAGATAATCACTGATCCTAAGCAGTACGACGTAATTTTGACTGAAAATTTATTTGGAGATATACTTTCAGATGAAGCTTGCGCGATTATGGGGTCAATTGGTTTATTGCCTTCGGCTTCGGTAGGTGATACTAAGGCTCTTTTTGAACCTATTCATGGTTCTTATCCACAGGCAAAAGGGAAAAATATAGCAAATCCCATTGCTTCTATTTTGTCTGCAGCAATGTTGTTACAGCATTTTGGATTGGAAAAAGAAGCTAGAAAGGTGTATGAAGCTGTTGAAAAAGCGATTGAATATAAAGTGGTTACATTGGATTTAAATCCAGATTCGAGATTTGGTACAAATGATGTGGGGGATTTTATTTCGAATGTTATATTGAGTAAAGATGATTTATATTTTAAAAACGATAATGTTCAAATTGGGCAATCGACTATCGTTTAG
- the ilvD gene encoding dihydroxy-acid dehydratase — MELNKYSKTITQDVTQPAAQAMLYGIGLTEDDLKKAQVGIVSMGYEGNTCNMHLNDLAKDVKKGVWDADLVGLIFNTIGVSDGISNGTEGMRYSLVSRDVIADSIETVVGAQWYDSLIAIPGCDKNMPGALIAMGRLNRPALMVYGGSIHSGKWKGESLNIVSAFEALGKKFKNEISDEDYKGVIQNSCPGPGACGGMYTANTMSSAIEALGMSLPYSSSNPALSQEKRDECLNAGKAIRVLLEKDIKPRDIMTRKAFENAITLVAVLGGSTNAVMHLIAMAHSVDVEITIDDFQRISDKTPVLADLKPSGKYMMEDIHAVGGVPAVMKYLLKEGFIHGDCLTVTGKTVAENLASIPDLQDGQQVVHDIQKALKPTGNIQILYGNLASEGCVAKISGKEGEYFEGPAVVFEGEFDVIPGVQAGKVKPGDVVVIRYCGPKGGPGMPEMLKPTSAIIGAGLGSSCALITDGRFSGGSHGFVVGHITPEAYDGGGIALVKDGDLIAIDAVKNTINLKISDEEFATRKASWVQPPLKVTKGVLLKYAKSVSSASTGCVTDK, encoded by the coding sequence ATGGAGTTGAACAAATACAGTAAGACGATTACGCAAGATGTTACTCAGCCAGCCGCACAAGCAATGTTGTACGGAATAGGTTTAACGGAGGATGATCTAAAAAAAGCACAAGTCGGAATAGTGAGTATGGGTTACGAAGGTAATACTTGTAACATGCACTTAAATGATTTGGCCAAAGATGTAAAAAAAGGTGTTTGGGATGCGGATTTAGTCGGACTTATTTTTAATACTATTGGAGTAAGTGATGGAATTTCAAATGGAACCGAAGGAATGCGTTATTCGTTGGTTTCTCGTGATGTAATTGCTGATTCTATAGAAACAGTTGTAGGTGCACAATGGTACGACAGTTTAATTGCAATTCCGGGTTGTGACAAAAATATGCCTGGCGCTTTAATTGCAATGGGAAGATTAAATCGTCCTGCTCTTATGGTTTACGGTGGCTCAATTCACTCCGGAAAATGGAAAGGAGAATCATTAAATATTGTTTCTGCATTTGAAGCTTTAGGTAAAAAGTTCAAAAATGAAATAAGTGATGAGGATTATAAAGGTGTAATTCAGAATTCTTGCCCGGGACCTGGTGCCTGTGGGGGAATGTACACTGCCAACACTATGTCTTCTGCGATTGAAGCATTAGGAATGAGTTTGCCATACAGTTCTTCAAATCCTGCATTAAGTCAGGAAAAAAGAGATGAATGTTTAAACGCTGGTAAAGCAATTAGAGTATTATTGGAAAAAGATATAAAGCCTAGAGATATAATGACTCGTAAGGCTTTTGAAAATGCAATTACTCTTGTGGCTGTTCTTGGTGGTTCTACAAATGCAGTTATGCACTTAATCGCAATGGCACATTCTGTAGATGTTGAAATCACAATTGACGATTTTCAAAGAATCAGTGATAAAACTCCAGTTCTTGCAGATTTGAAACCGAGCGGTAAATATATGATGGAAGATATTCATGCTGTTGGAGGTGTTCCTGCCGTAATGAAATATCTATTGAAAGAAGGATTTATTCATGGAGACTGTTTGACAGTAACCGGAAAAACGGTTGCTGAAAATTTGGCTTCAATTCCTGATTTGCAAGATGGACAACAAGTAGTTCATGACATTCAAAAAGCGTTGAAACCAACAGGGAATATTCAGATTCTTTATGGGAATCTTGCCTCCGAAGGTTGTGTTGCAAAAATCAGCGGTAAAGAAGGAGAATATTTTGAGGGACCGGCTGTGGTTTTTGAAGGTGAATTTGATGTGATTCCTGGGGTTCAGGCGGGAAAAGTAAAACCTGGAGATGTAGTCGTCATCAGGTATTGTGGACCAAAAGGTGGCCCGGGAATGCCAGAAATGTTAAAACCTACCTCTGCCATTATTGGTGCAGGATTAGGAAGTAGCTGTGCTCTTATAACTGATGGTCGATTCTCTGGTGGTTCACATGGATTTGTGGTTGGACACATTACACCTGAAGCTTATGATGGTGGTGGTATTGCATTAGTAAAAGATGGTGATTTAATTGCTATCGATGCTGTAAAAAATACTATAAACCTGAAAATATCCGACGAGGAATTTGCGACTCGAAAAGCGAGTTGGGTTCAGCCTCCTTTAAAAGTTACAAAAGGAGTTTTGCTTAAATATGCAAAATCGGTTTCAAGCGCTTCAACAGGTTGCGTTACCGATAAATAA
- a CDS encoding 2-isopropylmalate synthase: MNRDKVQIFDTTLRDGEQVPGCKLDTKQKLVIANRLDEMGVDIIEAGFPVSSPGDFLSVSEICKIVKNATVCGLTRAVENDIDVAAAALKNAVRPRIHTGIGTSDSHIYHKLQTTPEDVIARAKHAVAHAKTYVEDVEFYAEDAGRTENAFLAKVCEEVIKSGATVLNIPDTTGYCLPEEYGAKIKYLRENVKGIENVILSCHCHNDLGMATANSISGAINGARQIECTINGIGERAGNTALEEVVMIFKQHPYLNLYTDIDSKQLNEMSRLVSESMGMMVQPNKAIVGANAFAHSSGIHQDGVIKNRATYEIMDPLDVGVNESSIILTARSGRAALAYRAKKVGYELTKTQLDIVYVEFLKFADIKKEVLDEDIHQIVEASKISVS; this comes from the coding sequence ATGAATAGAGACAAAGTCCAAATTTTTGACACCACTTTAAGAGACGGAGAACAAGTCCCAGGATGTAAATTAGACACCAAGCAAAAACTCGTGATAGCCAATCGACTAGATGAAATGGGAGTTGATATCATCGAAGCTGGTTTCCCTGTTTCTAGCCCTGGTGATTTTTTATCTGTTTCCGAAATATGTAAAATTGTTAAAAATGCAACTGTATGCGGGCTTACAAGAGCTGTAGAAAATGATATTGATGTCGCAGCAGCCGCTTTGAAAAATGCGGTAAGACCCAGAATACATACAGGTATCGGAACTTCCGACTCACATATTTATCACAAATTGCAAACCACCCCCGAAGATGTTATTGCACGTGCGAAACACGCTGTTGCTCATGCTAAAACCTATGTAGAAGATGTAGAATTTTATGCTGAAGATGCTGGTAGAACCGAGAATGCATTCCTGGCTAAAGTTTGTGAAGAAGTAATCAAATCTGGAGCGACAGTTCTTAATATACCTGATACTACCGGTTATTGTTTGCCGGAAGAGTATGGTGCAAAAATAAAATACCTTAGAGAAAATGTAAAAGGAATTGAAAATGTTATTCTTTCCTGTCATTGTCATAATGATTTGGGTATGGCTACTGCCAATTCAATTTCTGGAGCTATAAATGGTGCTCGTCAGATAGAATGTACTATTAATGGCATAGGGGAAAGAGCAGGAAATACAGCGCTTGAAGAAGTGGTTATGATTTTTAAACAACATCCATATCTTAATTTGTATACTGACATTGACAGTAAACAATTGAACGAAATGAGTCGATTGGTTTCTGAAAGTATGGGAATGATGGTACAGCCAAATAAAGCTATTGTTGGGGCAAATGCTTTTGCACATAGTTCAGGAATTCATCAAGATGGTGTGATTAAAAATAGAGCTACTTATGAAATCATGGATCCTTTGGATGTTGGTGTCAATGAGTCTTCTATTATTTTGACAGCAAGAAGCGGAAGAGCGGCTTTGGCTTACAGAGCAAAAAAAGTGGGTTACGAACTTACCAAAACGCAATTGGATATCGTTTATGTAGAATTTTTGAAATTCGCAGATATCAAAAAAGAAGTTTTGGACGAGGATATTCATCAGATTGTTGAAGCGTCCAAAATAAGTGTTAGCTAA
- a CDS encoding zinc dependent phospholipase C family protein: MKNFKFKQTVLVFSAISIAFITLSWGVFGHEHINNAAVMALPKPIQTFFYNHIDFITQESSIPDLRKYVLHDKAENPRHYMDMENFGDIDAVPLAFEDVKKKYDDKFLADNGILPWYIQETMAKLTKAMKDKRKNEILFLAGDLAHYIGDANMPLHTSANHDGQLSNQKGIHSMWESRIPELFGKNYNFYTGEAKYIDNVEKATWDMLKDSHSQVEPLLAIDKKLRSTFTTETMYEKDEKGNIAKNKYNEMIYSKEYVTQFHSALNGMVEKQMRKAIVATANFWYTAWVNAGKPNLDNLDSKELTNRNKKNLQNDLKLWKTGKVFGLESESEF, from the coding sequence ATGAAAAATTTTAAATTCAAACAAACAGTACTTGTTTTTTCCGCAATCAGTATTGCTTTTATTACGTTGTCTTGGGGAGTTTTCGGCCACGAGCATATTAATAATGCGGCAGTTATGGCTTTGCCAAAGCCAATACAAACCTTTTTTTACAATCATATTGATTTTATAACCCAGGAGTCATCTATTCCTGATTTGCGCAAATATGTTTTGCATGACAAAGCCGAAAATCCACGTCATTATATGGATATGGAGAATTTTGGTGATATAGATGCTGTTCCATTAGCATTTGAGGATGTAAAGAAAAAGTATGATGATAAATTCTTAGCAGATAATGGTATTTTGCCTTGGTACATTCAGGAAACGATGGCAAAATTAACAAAGGCTATGAAGGACAAAAGAAAGAACGAAATTTTGTTTTTGGCGGGTGATTTGGCACATTATATAGGCGATGCGAATATGCCTTTGCATACTTCGGCAAATCACGATGGACAGCTTAGCAATCAAAAAGGGATACATTCTATGTGGGAATCCCGTATTCCGGAATTGTTTGGCAAAAACTACAATTTTTATACCGGTGAAGCCAAGTATATTGATAATGTTGAAAAAGCGACTTGGGATATGTTGAAAGATTCACACAGTCAGGTAGAGCCTCTTTTGGCTATTGACAAAAAACTGCGTTCAACCTTTACAACAGAAACTATGTATGAAAAGGATGAAAAAGGAAATATCGCCAAAAATAAATATAATGAAATGATATATTCCAAAGAGTATGTGACTCAATTTCATTCAGCACTGAATGGAATGGTGGAAAAACAAATGCGAAAAGCGATTGTTGCCACAGCTAATTTTTGGTACACAGCTTGGGTAAATGCAGGAAAACCTAATCTTGATAATTTGGATTCAAAGGAGTTGACGAATCGCAATAAAAAGAATCTGCAAAATGATTTAAAGCTTTGGAAAACCGGAAAAGTTTTTGGTTTGGAAAGCGAAAGTGAATTTTAA